A region of Pleionea litopenaei DNA encodes the following proteins:
- the ccoN gene encoding cytochrome-c oxidase, cbb3-type subunit I, producing the protein MTETNAPSYNYTVVRQFAVMTVIWGIVGMAVGVFIAAQLLFPELNFDTPWLTYSRIRPLHTNAVIFAFGGCALMCTSLYVVQRTCQTPLISNFLAGFVFWGWQLVIVLAAITLPLGLTSSKEYAELEWPIDILIALVWVAYAVVYFGTIMKRKSPHIYVANWFYGAFILTVAVLHIVNSAAIPLSWTKSYSVYSGAVDAMVQWWYGHNAVGFFLTAGFLGMMYYYVPKQAGRPVYSYRLSIVHFWALIAVYMWAGPHHLHYTALPDWAQSLGMIMSLILLAPSWGGMINGIMTLSGAWHKLRTDPILKFLIVSLSFYGMSTFEGPMMAIKTVNALSHYTEWTIGHVHSGALGWVAFVSIGAMYYMLPRMFGQKEMYSTKLINWHFWIATVGVVLYIAAMWIAGVMEGIMWRSFNEDGTLTYTFVESLEMKAPFYAIRLVGGILFLSGMLIMAYNMFKTMAAPKEATANDASPAVA; encoded by the coding sequence ATGACTGAGACAAACGCACCGTCCTATAACTATACAGTTGTACGGCAGTTTGCTGTTATGACTGTTATATGGGGGATTGTGGGTATGGCAGTGGGTGTATTCATCGCTGCGCAGCTTCTATTCCCTGAACTCAACTTTGACACTCCGTGGCTCACTTACTCGCGAATTCGACCGCTACACACGAATGCGGTTATTTTTGCGTTTGGTGGCTGCGCACTGATGTGTACCTCGCTCTATGTGGTACAACGCACTTGTCAAACCCCTCTGATCAGCAACTTCTTAGCAGGGTTCGTATTTTGGGGCTGGCAACTGGTCATTGTTCTTGCAGCGATCACTTTGCCACTTGGCTTAACCTCAAGCAAAGAATACGCAGAACTTGAGTGGCCTATCGATATTTTGATTGCCTTAGTCTGGGTTGCCTACGCGGTGGTTTACTTTGGGACAATCATGAAGCGCAAGAGCCCTCACATTTATGTAGCAAACTGGTTCTATGGCGCGTTTATTCTGACGGTTGCGGTATTGCACATTGTCAACAGTGCAGCCATTCCTCTCAGTTGGACCAAATCTTATTCAGTTTATTCAGGTGCCGTCGATGCCATGGTTCAATGGTGGTACGGTCACAATGCGGTCGGTTTCTTCTTAACCGCCGGCTTCTTGGGCATGATGTACTATTACGTGCCTAAGCAAGCAGGCCGTCCGGTCTACTCTTACCGCTTATCGATTGTTCACTTCTGGGCACTAATCGCTGTTTATATGTGGGCTGGTCCTCATCATCTACATTACACCGCCCTACCCGACTGGGCTCAGTCATTGGGTATGATCATGTCACTTATCTTGCTTGCGCCATCTTGGGGCGGAATGATCAACGGTATCATGACCTTATCGGGTGCTTGGCATAAATTGCGTACGGATCCTATTTTGAAGTTCTTAATCGTTTCATTATCGTTCTACGGTATGTCGACGTTTGAAGGTCCTATGATGGCGATTAAAACCGTCAATGCGCTCTCTCACTACACCGAATGGACCATCGGTCATGTTCACTCAGGTGCCTTGGGTTGGGTTGCTTTCGTTTCGATCGGCGCGATGTACTACATGTTACCGCGTATGTTCGGTCAAAAAGAAATGTACAGCACAAAATTAATCAACTGGCATTTCTGGATAGCAACCGTGGGTGTCGTACTTTACATCGCAGCCATGTGGATTGCCGGTGTAATGGAAGGTATTATGTGGCGTTCATTCAACGAAGACGGCACGCTTACCTACACCTTCGTTGAATCGCTAGAAATGAAAGCGCCTTTCTACGCCATCCGTTTAGTCGGTGGAATTTTGTTCTTAAGCGGTATGTTAATCATGGCATACAACATGTTTAAAACCATGGCGGCACCGAAAGAAGCCACAGCCAACGATGCATCGCCAGCCGTCGCTTAA
- the ccoO gene encoding cytochrome-c oxidase, cbb3-type subunit II — protein MKHETIEKNIGLMGILTLIVISFGGLAEIVPLFFLKETTQPVEGLKPYTALQMEGRDIYIREGCNVCHSQMVRPFRAETERYGSYSVAGEHVWEHPFLWGSKRTGPDLARVGGRYSDEWHRVHLINPRDVVPESNMPGFPWLAENTLDGELTAKKLRIFKDYFDVPYTEEQIENAQAEVAGKTELDAVVAYLQSLGHAAPK, from the coding sequence ATGAAGCATGAAACGATTGAAAAAAATATTGGCTTGATGGGCATTTTGACGCTAATTGTCATTAGCTTCGGTGGCCTCGCAGAAATCGTGCCTTTGTTCTTCTTGAAAGAAACCACGCAACCGGTGGAAGGTTTAAAGCCTTACACCGCACTGCAAATGGAAGGTCGCGATATTTATATACGTGAAGGTTGTAACGTTTGTCACTCACAAATGGTTCGTCCTTTTAGAGCAGAGACAGAGCGTTACGGCTCTTACTCGGTAGCAGGTGAACATGTTTGGGAGCACCCTTTCTTATGGGGTTCAAAACGTACCGGACCGGACCTCGCTCGTGTCGGCGGTCGCTACAGTGATGAGTGGCATCGCGTGCATTTAATTAATCCTCGTGACGTGGTTCCTGAGTCAAACATGCCTGGCTTCCCTTGGTTGGCAGAAAATACTCTCGATGGTGAACTGACCGCCAAGAAACTGCGCATTTTCAAAGATTATTTCGACGTTCCTTATACAGAAGAACAAATTGAAAATGCTCAAGCAGAAGTGGCTGGTAAGACTGAGCTTGACGCAGTGGTTGCCTACTTGCAATCACTCGGTCATGCGGCGCCGAAATAG
- a CDS encoding cbb3-type cytochrome oxidase subunit 3 produces the protein MDMNTFRGLETAALLVLFIGLVIWAYSGKRKKDFDEAANMPLNEEDDGIDHSMNPKTKSNKQGESHE, from the coding sequence ATGGATATGAATACTTTTCGTGGCCTAGAAACAGCAGCCTTATTGGTACTGTTTATCGGTCTGGTTATTTGGGCATATTCGGGCAAGCGTAAAAAAGACTTCGATGAAGCGGCGAATATGCCGCTCAACGAAGAAGACGATGGCATCGATCACTCTATGAACCCAAAAACGAAATCTAATAAGCAAGGTGAATCTCATGAGTAA
- a CDS encoding pyridoxal phosphate-dependent aminotransferase, which produces MISIDSKLPDVGTTIFTVMSQYAQQHQAINLSQGFPDFDGDDFLKQRVSHYINSGLNQYAPMTGLVQLREQIANKIDSQYGLEVCPDRQVTVTSGATEALFAAIMAVVKTGDEVVVLDPAYDSYDPAIRLAGGKAVHVALNDDFSINFDALRQACNARTRLLIINSPHNPSGATISYEDMLSLQSLVLEFDTLLLSDEVYEHIIFDGADHQSALRFSELAQRSFVVSSFGKTFHTTGWKVGYCVAPAELSTEFRKVHQYLTFSTSTPMQAAIADTLAEKPELWQNLPRFYQQKRDHLQQALAPSRLKLLPCRGTYFQVVDYSAISDLNELDFAKWLTREVKVAVIPISVFYQQPREQKLARLCFAKNESTLTQAAERLCQL; this is translated from the coding sequence GTGATTTCAATCGACAGCAAGCTTCCAGATGTTGGAACAACGATTTTTACCGTGATGTCTCAGTATGCACAACAACACCAAGCGATTAATTTGTCGCAAGGCTTTCCCGATTTTGATGGCGATGACTTTCTCAAACAACGAGTCAGTCACTACATCAACTCGGGACTGAATCAATATGCACCCATGACAGGCTTGGTTCAGTTAAGAGAACAAATCGCGAATAAAATTGATTCTCAATACGGCTTAGAAGTATGCCCAGATCGGCAAGTGACGGTTACTTCCGGTGCCACCGAAGCTCTTTTTGCAGCGATTATGGCCGTGGTAAAAACGGGTGATGAAGTGGTGGTTTTAGACCCTGCTTACGACAGCTATGATCCTGCCATTCGGCTGGCTGGCGGCAAAGCCGTGCACGTTGCTTTAAACGATGATTTTTCTATCAATTTCGATGCATTGAGGCAAGCATGCAATGCACGCACTCGACTATTGATTATTAATAGCCCGCATAATCCAAGTGGCGCGACCATTAGTTATGAAGACATGTTGTCGCTGCAGTCATTGGTGCTGGAGTTTGATACCTTGCTGTTGAGTGATGAAGTGTACGAACACATTATTTTCGACGGCGCTGATCACCAAAGTGCTTTACGCTTTAGCGAACTTGCACAGCGAAGCTTTGTCGTCAGCTCATTCGGAAAGACGTTCCATACCACGGGCTGGAAAGTCGGGTATTGCGTTGCTCCAGCCGAATTATCGACAGAGTTTCGAAAAGTTCACCAATATTTAACCTTCAGCACGTCGACGCCGATGCAAGCCGCCATTGCCGATACCTTAGCTGAAAAGCCCGAATTGTGGCAAAACTTGCCCCGTTTTTATCAACAAAAACGCGATCATTTACAACAAGCGTTAGCGCCGAGTCGGCTGAAGCTTTTGCCTTGTCGAGGAACGTACTTTCAAGTCGTTGATTATTCCGCAATCAGTGATCTCAACGAACTCGATTTTGCCAAGTGGCTAACCCGCGAAGTGAAGGTCGCGGTTATCCCTATTTCAGTTTTTTATCAACAACCGCGAGAACAAAAGCTAGCGCGCTTGTGTTTTGCAAAAAATGAATCGACCTTAACTCAAGCGGCGGAGCGATTATGTCAACT